The following proteins are co-located in the Eptesicus fuscus isolate TK198812 chromosome 9, DD_ASM_mEF_20220401, whole genome shotgun sequence genome:
- the LOC103294778 gene encoding cytochrome b-c1 complex subunit 6, mitochondrial, whose amino-acid sequence MGLEDERKMLTGSGDPKEEEEEEELVDPLTTVREQCEQLEKCVKARERLALCDERVSSRSQTEEDCTEELFDFLHARDHCVAHKLFSSLK is encoded by the exons ATGGGGCTGGAGGACGAGCGGAAGATGCTGACCGGGTCCGGAGATCCCAAGGAG gaggaagaggaggaggaattaGTG GATCCCCTGACAACAGTGAGAGAGCAATGCGAGCAGTTGGAGAAATGTGTAAAGGCTCGGGAGCGGCTAGCGCTCTGTGATGAGCGCGTTTCCTCCAGGTCACAAACAGAGGAGGATTGCACGGAGGAGCTCTTTGACTTCTTGCATGCAAGGGACCACTGT GTGGCCCACAAACTCTTTAGCAGCTTGAAATAA
- the LRRC41 gene encoding leucine-rich repeat-containing protein 41 isoform X2: MAAPEAWRARSCWFCEVAAATTMEATSREAAPAKSSASGPSAPPALFELCGRAVSAHMGVLESGVWALPGPILQSILPLLNIYYLERIEETALKKGLSTQAIWRRLWDELMKTRPSGLESVTCWRAKFMEAFFSHVLRGTIDVSSDKRLCDQRFSPLLHSSRHVRQLTICNMLQGATELVAEPNRRVLETLASSLHTLKFRHLLFSDVAAQQSLRQLLHQLIHHGVVNQVSLYSWPVPESALFILILTMSAGFWQPGPGGPPCRLCGEASRGRAPSRDESSLLLGSRRPRRDAAERCAAALMASRRKSEAKQMARAPPTTRVTRRSTQESLRAGGIDRKRELHPPATSHEAPGTKQPPSAPATSSASPSSSTSASKRAPASSAPQPKPLKRFKRATGKKGARTRQGSGAESEDLYDFVFIVAGEKEDGEEMEIGEVACGALDGSDPSCLGLPALEASQRFRSISTLELFTVPLSTEAALTLCHLLSSWVSLESLTLSYNGLGSNIFRLLDSLRALSGQAGCRLRALHLSDLFSPLPILELTRAIVRALPLLRVLSIRVDHPSQRDNPAVPGNAGPPSHIIGDEEIPENCLEQLEMGFPRGAQSAPLLCSVLKASGSLQQLSLDSTTFASPQDFGLVLQTLKEYNLALKRLSFHDMNLADCQSEVLFLLQNLTLQGNAGLLALADVFSEDSSSSLCQLDISSNCIKPDGLLEFAKRLERWGRGAFGHLRLFQNWLDQDAVTAREAIRRLRATCHVVSDSWDSSQAFADYVSTM, translated from the exons atggcggcgcccgaGGCCTGGCGCGCCCGGAGTTGCTGGTTCTGTGAGGTAGCGGCGGCAACGACCATGGAGGCCACGTCCCGGGAGGCGGCGCCAGCGAAGAGCTCGGCCTCGGGCCCCAGCGCTCCCCCCGCCCTGTTCGAGCTGTGCGGGCGGGCGGTGAGCGCCCATATGGGGGTTCTGGAGAGCGGGGTGTGGG CCCTCCCAGGCCCAATACTTCAAAGCATCTTACCTCTGCTCAATATATATTACTTGGAGAGGATTGAGGAAACTGCCCTCAAGAAAG GCCTCTCCACTCAGGCCATCTGGCGCCGACTATGGGATGAACTGATGAAGACAAGGCCTTCCGGTCTGGAA AGCGTGACGTGTTGGCGAGCCAAGTTTATGGAGGCCTTTTTTTCCCATGTTCTACGTGGAACCATTGACGTGTCTTCTGATAAGCGTCTTTGTGACCAGCGCTTCTCACCTCTTCTACACAGCTCCCGCCATGTCCGGCAGCTCACCATCTGCAACATGCTGCAGGGTGCAACTGAGCTGGTGGCTGAGCCAAACCGCAGGGTTCTGGAGACCCTGGCCAGTTCCCTGCACACTCTCAAGTTCCGCCACCTGCTATTCTCTGATGTGGCTGCTCAGCAATCACTTCGACAGCTGTTGCATCAGCTTATTCACCATGGGGTTGTCAACCAGGTGTCACTATACTCCTGGCCTGTGCCTGAGTCAGCCCTTTTCATCCTTATCCTCACCATGAGTGCTGGCTtctggcagccaggccctggtGGTCCTCCCTGCCGCCTCTGTGGAGAGGCCTCTCGAGGCCGGGCCCCATCCCGAGATGAAAGCTCCCTCCTGCTGGGCTCACGCAGGCCTCGCAGGGATGCTGCTGAGCGATGCGCTGCAGCCCTGATGGCTTCCCGTCGGAAGAGCGAAGCCAAGCAGATGGCCAGAGCCCCACCTACCACTCGGGTTACACGCAGGAGCACACAGGAGAGCCTGAGAGCAGGTGGGATAGACCGTAAGAGGGAGCTGCACCCTCCAGCTACCTCCCATGAGGCTCCTGGCACCAAGCAGCcaccctctgctccagccacctcctctgcctctccctcttcttccacaTCCGCATCTAAAAGGGCTCCAGCTAGCTCAGCCCCACAGCCTAAGCCCTTAAAGCGTTTTAAGAGAGCCACAGGGAAAAAGGGTGCTCGCACTCGTCAAGGGTCTGGTGCAGAGTCTGAAGACCTGTATGACTTTGTTTTCATTGTGGCTGGTGAGAAGGAAGATGGGGAAGAGATGGAGATTGGGGAAGTGGCTTGTGGAGCTTTGGATGGGTCAGATCCCAGCTGCCTGGGGCTTCCAGCACTGGAGGCCTCCCAACGATTCCGCAGCATCTCCACCTTGGAGCTCTTCACAGTCCCACTCTCCACAGAGGCAGCTCTGACACTGTGCCACCTGCTGAGCTCCTGGGTGTCTCTGGAAAGCCTCACACTATCCTATAATG GCCTGGGCTCTAACATCTTTCGCCTGCTGGACAGCCTACGGGCCCTGTCAGGCCAGGCTGGATGCCGCCTCCGTGCCCTGCATCTCAGTGACCTGTTCTCACCACTGCCCATCCTGGAGCTGACACGTGCCATTGTGcgagccctgcccctgctgcgGGTCCTCTCTATTCGTGTGGACCACCCCAGCCAAAGGGACAACCCTGCTGTGCCAGGGAATGCAGGGCCCCCTAGCCACATAATTGGGGATGAAGAGATACCAG AAAACTGCCTGGAACAGCTGGAGATGGGGTTTCCACGGGGAGCCCAGTCAGCCCCACTGCTCTGCTCTGTACTGAAGGCCTCAGGTTCTCTGCAGCAGCTGTCCCTGGATAGCACCACCTTTGCCTCTCCCCAGGATTTTGGGCTTGTGTTGCAGACACTCAAAG AGTACAACCTCGCCCTGAAGAGACTGAGCTTCCATGACATGAATCTGGCTGACTGTCAGAGCGAGGTGCTCTTTTTGCTACAGAATCTGACTCTTCAAG GGAatgctggcctgctggccctggcAGATGTTTTCTCAGAGGATTCGTCCTCCTCTCTGTGTCAGCTGGACATCAG TTCCAACTGCATCAAGCCAGATGGGCTTCTGGAGTTCGCCAAGCGGCTGGAGCGCTGGGGCCGTGGAGCCTTTGGTCACCTGCGCCTTTTCCAGAACTGGCTGGACCAGGATGCAGTCACAGCCAGAGAAGCTATCCGGCGGCTCCGGGCTACCTGCCATGTGGTTAGCGACTCGTGGGACTCATCCCAGGCTTTCGCAGATTATGTCAGCACCATGTGA
- the LRRC41 gene encoding leucine-rich repeat-containing protein 41 isoform X1, protein MAAPEAWRARSCWFCEVAAATTMEATSREAAPAKSSASGPSAPPALFELCGRAVSAHMGVLESGVWALPGPILQSILPLLNIYYLERIEETALKKGLSTQAIWRRLWDELMKTRPSGLESVTCWRAKFMEAFFSHVLRGTIDVSSDKRLCDQRFSPLLHSSRHVRQLTICNMLQGATELVAEPNRRVLETLASSLHTLKFRHLLFSDVAAQQSLRQLLHQLIHHGVVNQVSLYSWPVPESALFILILTMSAGFWQPGPGGPPCRLCGEASRGRAPSRDESSLLLGSRRPRRDAAERCAAALMASRRKSEAKQMARAPPTTRVTRRSTQESLRAGGIDRKRELHPPATSHEAPGTKQPPSAPATSSASPSSSTSASKRAPASSAPQPKPLKRFKRATGKKGARTRQGSGAESEDLYDFVFIVAGEKEDGEEMEIGEVACGALDGSDPSCLGLPALEASQRFRSISTLELFTVPLSTEAALTLCHLLSSWVSLESLTLSYNGLGSNIFRLLDSLRALSGQAGCRLRALHLSDLFSPLPILELTRAIVRALPLLRVLSIRVDHPSQRDNPAVPGNAGPPSHIIGDEEIPENCLEQLEMGFPRGAQSAPLLCSVLKASGSLQQLSLDSTTFASPQDFGLVLQTLKEYNLALKRLSFHDMNLADCQSEVLFLLQNLTLQEITFSFCRLFEKRPAQFLPEMVAAMKGNSTLKGLRLPGNRLGNAGLLALADVFSEDSSSSLCQLDISSNCIKPDGLLEFAKRLERWGRGAFGHLRLFQNWLDQDAVTAREAIRRLRATCHVVSDSWDSSQAFADYVSTM, encoded by the exons atggcggcgcccgaGGCCTGGCGCGCCCGGAGTTGCTGGTTCTGTGAGGTAGCGGCGGCAACGACCATGGAGGCCACGTCCCGGGAGGCGGCGCCAGCGAAGAGCTCGGCCTCGGGCCCCAGCGCTCCCCCCGCCCTGTTCGAGCTGTGCGGGCGGGCGGTGAGCGCCCATATGGGGGTTCTGGAGAGCGGGGTGTGGG CCCTCCCAGGCCCAATACTTCAAAGCATCTTACCTCTGCTCAATATATATTACTTGGAGAGGATTGAGGAAACTGCCCTCAAGAAAG GCCTCTCCACTCAGGCCATCTGGCGCCGACTATGGGATGAACTGATGAAGACAAGGCCTTCCGGTCTGGAA AGCGTGACGTGTTGGCGAGCCAAGTTTATGGAGGCCTTTTTTTCCCATGTTCTACGTGGAACCATTGACGTGTCTTCTGATAAGCGTCTTTGTGACCAGCGCTTCTCACCTCTTCTACACAGCTCCCGCCATGTCCGGCAGCTCACCATCTGCAACATGCTGCAGGGTGCAACTGAGCTGGTGGCTGAGCCAAACCGCAGGGTTCTGGAGACCCTGGCCAGTTCCCTGCACACTCTCAAGTTCCGCCACCTGCTATTCTCTGATGTGGCTGCTCAGCAATCACTTCGACAGCTGTTGCATCAGCTTATTCACCATGGGGTTGTCAACCAGGTGTCACTATACTCCTGGCCTGTGCCTGAGTCAGCCCTTTTCATCCTTATCCTCACCATGAGTGCTGGCTtctggcagccaggccctggtGGTCCTCCCTGCCGCCTCTGTGGAGAGGCCTCTCGAGGCCGGGCCCCATCCCGAGATGAAAGCTCCCTCCTGCTGGGCTCACGCAGGCCTCGCAGGGATGCTGCTGAGCGATGCGCTGCAGCCCTGATGGCTTCCCGTCGGAAGAGCGAAGCCAAGCAGATGGCCAGAGCCCCACCTACCACTCGGGTTACACGCAGGAGCACACAGGAGAGCCTGAGAGCAGGTGGGATAGACCGTAAGAGGGAGCTGCACCCTCCAGCTACCTCCCATGAGGCTCCTGGCACCAAGCAGCcaccctctgctccagccacctcctctgcctctccctcttcttccacaTCCGCATCTAAAAGGGCTCCAGCTAGCTCAGCCCCACAGCCTAAGCCCTTAAAGCGTTTTAAGAGAGCCACAGGGAAAAAGGGTGCTCGCACTCGTCAAGGGTCTGGTGCAGAGTCTGAAGACCTGTATGACTTTGTTTTCATTGTGGCTGGTGAGAAGGAAGATGGGGAAGAGATGGAGATTGGGGAAGTGGCTTGTGGAGCTTTGGATGGGTCAGATCCCAGCTGCCTGGGGCTTCCAGCACTGGAGGCCTCCCAACGATTCCGCAGCATCTCCACCTTGGAGCTCTTCACAGTCCCACTCTCCACAGAGGCAGCTCTGACACTGTGCCACCTGCTGAGCTCCTGGGTGTCTCTGGAAAGCCTCACACTATCCTATAATG GCCTGGGCTCTAACATCTTTCGCCTGCTGGACAGCCTACGGGCCCTGTCAGGCCAGGCTGGATGCCGCCTCCGTGCCCTGCATCTCAGTGACCTGTTCTCACCACTGCCCATCCTGGAGCTGACACGTGCCATTGTGcgagccctgcccctgctgcgGGTCCTCTCTATTCGTGTGGACCACCCCAGCCAAAGGGACAACCCTGCTGTGCCAGGGAATGCAGGGCCCCCTAGCCACATAATTGGGGATGAAGAGATACCAG AAAACTGCCTGGAACAGCTGGAGATGGGGTTTCCACGGGGAGCCCAGTCAGCCCCACTGCTCTGCTCTGTACTGAAGGCCTCAGGTTCTCTGCAGCAGCTGTCCCTGGATAGCACCACCTTTGCCTCTCCCCAGGATTTTGGGCTTGTGTTGCAGACACTCAAAG AGTACAACCTCGCCCTGAAGAGACTGAGCTTCCATGACATGAATCTGGCTGACTGTCAGAGCGAGGTGCTCTTTTTGCTACAGAATCTGACTCTTCAAG AGATTACCTTCTCCTTCTGCCGTCTGTTTGAGAAGCGCCCAGCCCAATTTCTGCCTGAGATGGTTGCTGCTATGAAGGGCAACTCCACATTGAAGGGCCTCCGGCTGCCAGGGAATCGCCTGG GGAatgctggcctgctggccctggcAGATGTTTTCTCAGAGGATTCGTCCTCCTCTCTGTGTCAGCTGGACATCAG TTCCAACTGCATCAAGCCAGATGGGCTTCTGGAGTTCGCCAAGCGGCTGGAGCGCTGGGGCCGTGGAGCCTTTGGTCACCTGCGCCTTTTCCAGAACTGGCTGGACCAGGATGCAGTCACAGCCAGAGAAGCTATCCGGCGGCTCCGGGCTACCTGCCATGTGGTTAGCGACTCGTGGGACTCATCCCAGGCTTTCGCAGATTATGTCAGCACCATGTGA
- the LRRC41 gene encoding leucine-rich repeat-containing protein 41 isoform X3: MGTRRPGCGVGTPGRSLPAALPGPILQSILPLLNIYYLERIEETALKKGLSTQAIWRRLWDELMKTRPSGLESVTCWRAKFMEAFFSHVLRGTIDVSSDKRLCDQRFSPLLHSSRHVRQLTICNMLQGATELVAEPNRRVLETLASSLHTLKFRHLLFSDVAAQQSLRQLLHQLIHHGVVNQVSLYSWPVPESALFILILTMSAGFWQPGPGGPPCRLCGEASRGRAPSRDESSLLLGSRRPRRDAAERCAAALMASRRKSEAKQMARAPPTTRVTRRSTQESLRAGGIDRKRELHPPATSHEAPGTKQPPSAPATSSASPSSSTSASKRAPASSAPQPKPLKRFKRATGKKGARTRQGSGAESEDLYDFVFIVAGEKEDGEEMEIGEVACGALDGSDPSCLGLPALEASQRFRSISTLELFTVPLSTEAALTLCHLLSSWVSLESLTLSYNGLGSNIFRLLDSLRALSGQAGCRLRALHLSDLFSPLPILELTRAIVRALPLLRVLSIRVDHPSQRDNPAVPGNAGPPSHIIGDEEIPENCLEQLEMGFPRGAQSAPLLCSVLKASGSLQQLSLDSTTFASPQDFGLVLQTLKEYNLALKRLSFHDMNLADCQSEVLFLLQNLTLQEITFSFCRLFEKRPAQFLPEMVAAMKGNSTLKGLRLPGNRLGNAGLLALADVFSEDSSSSLCQLDISSNCIKPDGLLEFAKRLERWGRGAFGHLRLFQNWLDQDAVTAREAIRRLRATCHVVSDSWDSSQAFADYVSTM, translated from the exons ATGGGCACcaggaggcctggctgtggggtGGGTACGCCGGGTCGCAGCCTGCCCGCTG CCCTCCCAGGCCCAATACTTCAAAGCATCTTACCTCTGCTCAATATATATTACTTGGAGAGGATTGAGGAAACTGCCCTCAAGAAAG GCCTCTCCACTCAGGCCATCTGGCGCCGACTATGGGATGAACTGATGAAGACAAGGCCTTCCGGTCTGGAA AGCGTGACGTGTTGGCGAGCCAAGTTTATGGAGGCCTTTTTTTCCCATGTTCTACGTGGAACCATTGACGTGTCTTCTGATAAGCGTCTTTGTGACCAGCGCTTCTCACCTCTTCTACACAGCTCCCGCCATGTCCGGCAGCTCACCATCTGCAACATGCTGCAGGGTGCAACTGAGCTGGTGGCTGAGCCAAACCGCAGGGTTCTGGAGACCCTGGCCAGTTCCCTGCACACTCTCAAGTTCCGCCACCTGCTATTCTCTGATGTGGCTGCTCAGCAATCACTTCGACAGCTGTTGCATCAGCTTATTCACCATGGGGTTGTCAACCAGGTGTCACTATACTCCTGGCCTGTGCCTGAGTCAGCCCTTTTCATCCTTATCCTCACCATGAGTGCTGGCTtctggcagccaggccctggtGGTCCTCCCTGCCGCCTCTGTGGAGAGGCCTCTCGAGGCCGGGCCCCATCCCGAGATGAAAGCTCCCTCCTGCTGGGCTCACGCAGGCCTCGCAGGGATGCTGCTGAGCGATGCGCTGCAGCCCTGATGGCTTCCCGTCGGAAGAGCGAAGCCAAGCAGATGGCCAGAGCCCCACCTACCACTCGGGTTACACGCAGGAGCACACAGGAGAGCCTGAGAGCAGGTGGGATAGACCGTAAGAGGGAGCTGCACCCTCCAGCTACCTCCCATGAGGCTCCTGGCACCAAGCAGCcaccctctgctccagccacctcctctgcctctccctcttcttccacaTCCGCATCTAAAAGGGCTCCAGCTAGCTCAGCCCCACAGCCTAAGCCCTTAAAGCGTTTTAAGAGAGCCACAGGGAAAAAGGGTGCTCGCACTCGTCAAGGGTCTGGTGCAGAGTCTGAAGACCTGTATGACTTTGTTTTCATTGTGGCTGGTGAGAAGGAAGATGGGGAAGAGATGGAGATTGGGGAAGTGGCTTGTGGAGCTTTGGATGGGTCAGATCCCAGCTGCCTGGGGCTTCCAGCACTGGAGGCCTCCCAACGATTCCGCAGCATCTCCACCTTGGAGCTCTTCACAGTCCCACTCTCCACAGAGGCAGCTCTGACACTGTGCCACCTGCTGAGCTCCTGGGTGTCTCTGGAAAGCCTCACACTATCCTATAATG GCCTGGGCTCTAACATCTTTCGCCTGCTGGACAGCCTACGGGCCCTGTCAGGCCAGGCTGGATGCCGCCTCCGTGCCCTGCATCTCAGTGACCTGTTCTCACCACTGCCCATCCTGGAGCTGACACGTGCCATTGTGcgagccctgcccctgctgcgGGTCCTCTCTATTCGTGTGGACCACCCCAGCCAAAGGGACAACCCTGCTGTGCCAGGGAATGCAGGGCCCCCTAGCCACATAATTGGGGATGAAGAGATACCAG AAAACTGCCTGGAACAGCTGGAGATGGGGTTTCCACGGGGAGCCCAGTCAGCCCCACTGCTCTGCTCTGTACTGAAGGCCTCAGGTTCTCTGCAGCAGCTGTCCCTGGATAGCACCACCTTTGCCTCTCCCCAGGATTTTGGGCTTGTGTTGCAGACACTCAAAG AGTACAACCTCGCCCTGAAGAGACTGAGCTTCCATGACATGAATCTGGCTGACTGTCAGAGCGAGGTGCTCTTTTTGCTACAGAATCTGACTCTTCAAG AGATTACCTTCTCCTTCTGCCGTCTGTTTGAGAAGCGCCCAGCCCAATTTCTGCCTGAGATGGTTGCTGCTATGAAGGGCAACTCCACATTGAAGGGCCTCCGGCTGCCAGGGAATCGCCTGG GGAatgctggcctgctggccctggcAGATGTTTTCTCAGAGGATTCGTCCTCCTCTCTGTGTCAGCTGGACATCAG TTCCAACTGCATCAAGCCAGATGGGCTTCTGGAGTTCGCCAAGCGGCTGGAGCGCTGGGGCCGTGGAGCCTTTGGTCACCTGCGCCTTTTCCAGAACTGGCTGGACCAGGATGCAGTCACAGCCAGAGAAGCTATCCGGCGGCTCCGGGCTACCTGCCATGTGGTTAGCGACTCGTGGGACTCATCCCAGGCTTTCGCAGATTATGTCAGCACCATGTGA
- the RAD54L gene encoding DNA repair and recombination protein RAD54-like, protein MKTRDHRRSLAPSQLARRKPEGRPDDEDWQPGVVTPKKRKSSSETQSQECFLSPFRKALTQLTSRPPCLDSSRHEAFIRSILSKPFKIPIPNYQGPLGSRALGLKRAGVRRALHDPLEEGALVLYEPPPLSAHDQLKLDKEKLPVHVVVDPILSKVLRPHQREGVKFLWECVTSRRIPGSHGCIMADEMGLGKTLQCITLMWTLLRQSPECKPEIDKAVVVSPSSLVKNWYNEVGKWLGGRIQPLAIDGGSKDEIDQKLEGFMNQRGARVPSPILIISYETFRLHVGVLQKGSVGLVICDEGHRLKNSENQTYQALDSLNTSRRVLISGTPIQNDLLEYFSLVHFVNSGILGTAHEFKKHFELPILKGRDAAASEADRQLGEERLRELTSIVNRCLIRRTSDILSKYLPVKIEQVVCCRLTPLQTELYQRFLRQAKPAEELREGKMSVSSLSSITSLKKLCNHPALIYDKCVEEEDGFEGALDVFPPGYSSKVLEPQLSGKMLVLDYILAVTRSRSSDKVVLVSNYTQTLDLFEKLCRARRYLYVRLDGTMSIKKRAKVVERFNSPLSPDFVFMLSSKAGGCGLNLIGANRLVMFDPDWNPANDEQAMARVWRDGQKKTCYIYRLLSAGTIEEKIFQRQSHKKALSSCVVDEEQDVERHFSLGELKELFTLDEASLSDTHDRLRCCRCVNNHQIRPPPDGSDCTSDLAQWNHSTDKRGLRDEVLQAAWDAASTAITFVFHQRSHEEQRGLRG, encoded by the exons gAAGCATTTATTCGAAGCATTTTGTCAAAGCCTTTCAAAATCCCCATTCCAAATTATCAAG GTCCGCTGGGCTCTCGGGCATTGGGCCTCAAAAGGGCTGGGGTTCGCCGGGCCCTCCATGACCCCCTGGAAGAAGGTGCCTTGGTTCTGTATGAACCTCCCCCGCTGAGCGCCCATGACCAGCTGAAGCTTGACAA GGAAAAACTCCCTGTCCATGTGGTTGTTGATCCTATTCTCAGTAAGGTCTTGCGGCCTCATCAGAGAGAG GGAGTGAAGTTCCTGTGGGAGTGTGTCACCAGTCGGCGCATCCCCGGCAGCCATGGCTGCATTATGGCTGATGAGATGGGCCTGGGCAAGACACTGCAGTGTATCACGTTGATGTGGACGCTTTTGCGCCAGAGTCCAGAGTGCAAGCCAGAAATTGACAAGGCAGTGGTGGTGTCGCCCTCCAGCCTGGTGAAGAACTGGTACAATGAAGTTGGGAAATGGCTTGGAGGGAGGATTCAACCTCTGGCCATCGATGGAGGCTCTAAGGACGAGATAGACCAAAAGCTGG AAGGATTCATGAACCAGCGTGGAGCCAGAGTGCCTTCTCCCATCCTCATCATTTCCTATGAGACATTCCGCCTTCATGTTGGAGTCCTCCAGAAAGGGAGTGTTGGACTGGTCATATGTGACGAG GGACACAGACTCAAGAACTCTGAGAATCAGACTTACCAGGCCCTGGACAGCTTGAACACCAGTCGGCGGGTGCTCATCTCCGGGACTCCCATCCAGAATGATCTCCTTGAGTATTTCAGCTTGGTACATTTTGTTAATTCAGGCATCCTGG GAACTGCCCATGAGTTCAAGAAGCATTTTGAGTTGCCAATTTTGAAGGGTAGAGACGCAGCTGCCAGTGAGGCAGATAGGCAGCTAGGAGAGGAGCGACTGCGAGAGCTCACCAGCATTGTGAATAG GTGTCTGATACGGAGGACATCTGATATCCTGTCTAAGTATCTGCCTGTGAAGATTGAGCAGGTGGTTTGTTGTAG GCTGACACCGCTTCAGACTGAATTATACCAGAGGTTTCTGAGACAggccaagccagcagaggagttGCGTGAGGGCAAAATGAGTGTATCTTCCCTGTCTTCCATCACCTCACTAAAGAAGCTTTGTAATC ATCCAGCTCTCATCTATGACAAGTGTGTGGAAGAAGAGGACGGCTTTGAAGGTGCCTTGGACGTATTCCCCCCTGGTTATAGTTCCAAGGTTCTAGAGCCCCAGCTGTCAG GTAAAATGCTGGTCCTTGATTACATTCTGGCGGTGACCCGAAGCCGCAGCAGTGATAAAGTAGTGCTGGTGTCCAATTACACCCAGACACTGGACCTCTTTGAGAAGCTCTGCCGGGCCCGAAG GTATTTGTATGTCCGCTTGGATGGCACCATGTCCATTAAGAAACGAGCCAAGGTTGTAGAGCGCTTCAACAGTCCATTG AGCCCTGACTTTGTCTTCATGCTGAGCAGCAAAGCGGGGGGCTGTGGCCTCAATCTCATTGGGGCTAACCGACTGGTCATGTTTGACCCTGACTGGAACCCGGCTAATGATGAACAAGCTATGGCTCGGGTCTGGCGTGACGGTCAAAAGAAGACCTGCTATATCTATCGCCTGCTATCT GCAGGAACCATCGAGGAGAAGATCTTTCAGCGTCAGAGCCACAAGAAGGCACTGAGTAGTTGTGTGGTGGATGAAGAGCAGGATGTGGAGCGACACTTCTCTCTGGGCGAGTTGAAGGAGCTGTTTACCCTGGATGAGGCTAGCCTCAGTGACACACATGATAG GTTGCGCTGCTGCCGCTGTGTCAACAACCACCAAATCAGGCCACCCCCTGATGGTTCTGACTGCACCTCAGACCTGGCTCAATGGAACCATAGCACTGATAAGCGGGGGCTCAGGGATGAGGTACTCCAGGCTGCCTGGGATGCTGCCTCCACTGCCATCACCTTCGTCTTCCACCAGCGTTCCCATGAGGAGCAGCGGGGCCTCCGCGGATAA